A single window of Leeuwenhoekiella sp. MAR_2009_132 DNA harbors:
- the dnaN gene encoding DNA polymerase III subunit beta, translating into MKFIVSSSYLLKQLQVLGGVINNSNTLPILDNFLFELEDNVLKVSASDLETTMIAVLDVESEDTGNIAVPARLLLDTLKTFPEQPLTFVVGDNHTIEISSNHGKYALAYASGEEFPNAVELDDPSKVTIPAAVLATAVSNTIFATGNDDLRPVMSGVFFQFDTEGLTFVATDAHKLVKYGRTDVKATQTAEFIMPKKPLNLLKGILASSDDDITVEYNDSNAKFSFDNVQLLCRLIDGKYPNYEAVIPKENPNKLIIDRNQFLNSVRRVSIFSNKTTHQIRLKIAGAELNISAEDIDYSNKAEERLTCDYQGDDMQIGFNSRFLVEMLNNLNANDVSLEMSLPNRAGILTPVDGLDEGEKVTMLVMPVMLNN; encoded by the coding sequence TTATTGTATCAAGTTCTTACCTTTTAAAACAACTACAAGTTTTAGGTGGGGTAATTAACAACAGTAACACGCTTCCTATTTTAGATAATTTCCTATTTGAGTTAGAAGATAATGTTCTTAAAGTTTCTGCTTCAGATTTAGAAACTACAATGATTGCCGTTCTTGATGTAGAGTCTGAAGATACGGGAAATATTGCGGTACCTGCACGTCTTTTATTAGATACGTTAAAAACGTTTCCTGAGCAGCCTTTAACTTTTGTTGTAGGTGATAACCACACTATAGAAATAAGCTCTAACCACGGTAAATATGCTCTAGCCTATGCTTCTGGTGAAGAATTTCCAAATGCAGTTGAATTAGACGACCCTAGTAAAGTAACTATACCTGCTGCAGTTTTAGCAACAGCAGTGAGCAACACTATTTTTGCTACCGGAAATGACGATTTGAGACCGGTGATGAGTGGTGTATTCTTTCAATTTGATACCGAAGGTTTGACGTTTGTTGCAACAGACGCTCATAAACTGGTTAAATACGGTCGCACAGATGTAAAAGCTACACAAACGGCAGAATTTATTATGCCTAAAAAGCCGCTGAATCTTTTAAAAGGTATTTTAGCTTCTAGCGACGATGATATTACGGTAGAATACAATGATTCTAATGCAAAATTTAGTTTTGACAATGTACAATTGTTGTGTCGTCTTATAGATGGTAAATATCCAAATTACGAAGCGGTAATTCCTAAAGAGAATCCTAATAAATTAATTATAGACCGTAATCAGTTTTTAAATTCGGTACGTCGTGTTTCTATTTTCTCAAATAAAACCACACACCAAATCAGACTTAAAATTGCGGGTGCAGAATTAAATATTTCTGCAGAAGATATAGATTACAGTAATAAAGCAGAAGAGCGTTTAACCTGTGATTATCAAGGTGACGACATGCAAATAGGATTTAACAGTCGTTTTCTGGTAGAAATGCTTAATAACCTGAATGCTAATGACGTTTCTCTTGAAATGTCACTTCCTAATCGTGCGGGAATTTTAACTCCCGTAGATGGCTTAGATGAAGGTGAAAAAGTAACCATGCTGGTTATGCCGGTAATGCTTAACAACTAG
- a CDS encoding glutamate synthase subunit beta, with protein sequence MGKITGFLEYERKIEPYKPVEERVKKYEEFTIPLEKSELKNQGARCMDCGIPFCHSGCPLGNLIPDFNDAVYRERWEEAAHILHGTNNFPEFTGRLCPAPCEEACVLGINEDPVTIENIEKNIAEEAFKNGWIKANPPHKRTGKKVAVIGSGPAGLATAQQLNRAGHLVTVYERDEKPGGLLRYGIPDFKMEKHVIDRRLVILEEEGITFKCGVHVGVDITADALKEEYDAVVLCSGATVRRTLPIEGADLKGIYQAMDFLPQNNRRVDGIKWKGEEINANGKDVIVIGGGDTGSDCIGTSIRQGATSVNNFEIMSKGTPERPENQPWPYWPMRLRTSSSHKEGAERFFSISTKKFVSDKDGNLTGLVTSEVEWTHKPGERPNLSEVPGTEKEWKADMVFLALGFTGSEATIAEQLGVKLDPRTNIQASVDDYMTNVPGVFAAGDTRRGQSLIVWAISEGRQAAHYVDKYLMGKSDLPLKGDGDLPRV encoded by the coding sequence ATGGGAAAAATAACCGGATTTTTAGAATACGAAAGAAAAATAGAACCGTACAAACCTGTTGAAGAACGGGTGAAGAAGTATGAAGAATTTACAATACCCTTAGAGAAATCTGAACTTAAGAATCAAGGAGCCCGCTGTATGGATTGTGGGATTCCATTTTGTCATAGTGGTTGTCCATTGGGTAATTTAATACCAGATTTTAACGACGCAGTTTACCGTGAGCGTTGGGAAGAGGCAGCACATATACTGCACGGCACAAATAATTTTCCTGAATTTACAGGTAGATTATGTCCTGCACCATGTGAAGAAGCATGTGTTTTGGGTATAAATGAAGACCCGGTTACTATTGAGAATATTGAAAAAAATATAGCTGAAGAAGCTTTTAAAAACGGATGGATAAAGGCGAACCCGCCTCATAAACGCACCGGTAAAAAAGTGGCTGTAATTGGATCTGGTCCCGCTGGTCTTGCCACTGCGCAGCAGTTAAATCGTGCAGGACATTTGGTTACTGTTTATGAACGAGATGAAAAACCAGGAGGTTTATTACGTTACGGTATTCCTGATTTTAAGATGGAAAAGCACGTCATAGACCGTAGACTGGTAATTCTTGAAGAAGAAGGGATTACTTTCAAATGCGGAGTTCACGTTGGCGTAGATATTACGGCAGATGCATTAAAGGAAGAGTATGATGCAGTAGTGCTTTGTAGTGGTGCAACCGTGCGCAGAACATTACCTATTGAAGGAGCAGACTTAAAAGGTATTTATCAGGCTATGGATTTCTTACCTCAAAATAACCGTCGCGTTGATGGCATAAAATGGAAAGGTGAAGAAATAAATGCAAACGGTAAAGATGTCATCGTAATAGGCGGTGGAGACACCGGTAGTGACTGTATAGGTACATCTATACGACAAGGTGCTACCAGTGTAAATAATTTTGAGATAATGAGTAAGGGAACTCCTGAGCGTCCTGAAAATCAGCCTTGGCCTTATTGGCCTATGCGATTACGTACCAGTAGTTCTCATAAAGAAGGTGCAGAACGCTTTTTCTCAATCTCTACAAAAAAGTTTGTAAGTGATAAAGATGGAAATTTAACCGGTTTGGTAACCTCTGAGGTAGAGTGGACCCATAAACCCGGAGAGCGACCTAATCTTTCTGAGGTACCGGGTACTGAAAAAGAATGGAAAGCAGATATGGTTTTTCTTGCTTTAGGTTTTACCGGAAGTGAAGCTACAATAGCTGAGCAATTAGGTGTAAAATTAGATCCAAGAACAAATATTCAGGCTTCTGTAGATGATTATATGACTAATGTACCGGGTGTTTTTGCAGCAGGAGATACGCGTAGAGGACAATCTTTAATTGTATGGGCGATTTCTGAAGGTAGACAAGCGGCACACTATGTTGATAAATATTTAATGGGGAAATCAGATTTACCTCTTAAAGGAGATGGTGATTTACCTCGAGTATAA